In Pongo abelii isolate AG06213 chromosome 5, NHGRI_mPonAbe1-v2.0_pri, whole genome shotgun sequence, a single genomic region encodes these proteins:
- the LOC100446076 gene encoding olfactory receptor 2J1 — MMMKKNASFEGFFILLAFSNWPHLEVVLFVVILIFYLITLIGNLFIVILTYLDSHLHTPMYFFLSNLSFLDLCYTTSSIPQLLVNLWGREKTISYAGCMVQLYFVLALGTTECVLLVVMSYDRYAAVCRPLHYTVLMHPCFCRLLAVASWVSGFTTSALHSSFTFWIPLCGHRLVNHFFCEVPALLRLSCVDTHANELTLMVMSSIFVLIPLILILTSYGAIAQAVLRMQSTTGLQKVFRTCGAHLMVVSLFFIPVMCIYLQPPSENSQDQGKFIALFYTVVTPSLNPLIYTLRNKDVKRAVKRLMGLEWGI; from the coding sequence atgatgatgaaaaaaaatgcaagttttgAAGGCTTCTTTATTCTACTTGCATTTTCTAACTGGCCTCATCTGGAAGTAGTTCTCTTTGTGGTTATCTTGATCTTCTACTTGATAACACTGATAGGAAACCTGTTCATCGTCATCCTGACATACCTGGACTCCCATCTCCACActcccatgtacttcttcctttcAAACCTCTCATTTCTGGATCTCTGCTACACCACCAGCTCTATCCCTCAGTTGCTGGTGAATCTCTGGGGCCGGGAAAAGACCATCTCTTATGCTGGTTGTATGGTCCAACTTTACTTTGTTCTCGCACTGGGAACCACAGAGTGTGTCCTACTGGTGGTGATGTCCTATGACCGTTATGCAGCTGTGTGTAGACCTTTGCATTACACTGTCCTCATGCACCCTTGTTTCTGCCGCTTGTTGGCTGTGGCTTCTTGGGTAAGTGGATTTACTACGTCAGCACTTCATTCCTCCTTTACTTTCTGGATACCCCTTTGTGGACATCGCCTAGTGAATCACTTCTTCTGTGAAGTTCCAGCACTTCTGCGATTATCATGTGTTGATACCCATGCAAATGAGCTGACCCTCATGGTCATGAGCTCCATTTTTGTTCTCATACCTCTCATCCTCATCCTCACTTCCTATggtgccattgcccaggctgtactgAGGATGCAATCAACCACTGGGCTTCAGAAAGTGTTTAGGACGTGTGGAGCCCATCTTATGGTTGTATCTCTCTTTTTCATTCCAGTCATGTGCATATATCTCCAGCCACCATCAGAAAATTCTCAAGATCAAGGCAAGTTCATTGCCCTCTTTTATACTGTTGTCACACCTAGTCTTAACCCTCTAATCTACACTCTCAGAAACAAGGATGTGAAAAGGGCAGTGAAGAGACTAATGGGGTTGGAGTGGGGGATATGA